One region of Vigna angularis cultivar LongXiaoDou No.4 chromosome 10, ASM1680809v1, whole genome shotgun sequence genomic DNA includes:
- the LOC108335077 gene encoding ACT domain-containing protein ACR8 isoform X1: protein MEWPACTDEYEKLVIRMSTPRVVIDNSVFSSATLVKVDSARRHGILLDAVQVLIDLDLSIKKAYISADGKWCMDVFHVTDQYGHKITDDKVLKYIEQSLGSIQYGRTDSSNGLTALELTGTDRVGLLSEVFAVLADLQCDVVEAKVWTHNGRIASLIYVKDSSSGSTIEDSQKIKKIELRLRNVLKGNDIRSAKISVSMAAMHTERRLHQMMFTDRDYERTPILEVTSDNPVVTVQNWAGRGYSVVNVQCKDRTKLLFDVVCNLTDMEYDVFHATINTNDDRAYLEFYIRHKDGTPISSEPERQRVIQCLKAAVERRASEGVRLELCKEDRQGLLAEVMRTFRENGLNVTRAEISTVGNMATNVFYVTDAIGNPAESKIIECVRQKIGLRYLEVKELPLVNNQEMQREDQAVGIGGAVLFSIGSLVKRNLFSLGLIKSCS, encoded by the exons CAGTGCTAGAAGGCATGGTATTTTATTGGATGCTGTACAAGTGCTCATCGACCTGGACCTTTCTATAAAGAAAGCCTATATTTCTGCTGATGGCAAATGGTGTATGGATG TTTTTCATGTCACTGATCAATATGGACACAAGATAACGGACGATaaggttttaaaatatattgagcAG TCACTTGGGAGCATTCAGTATGGAAGAACCGACAGTTCCAATGGTCTCACTGCGCTGGAATTGACAGGAACTGACCGAGTTGGTCTTTTATCGGAGGTGTTTGCCGTACTGGCTGATCTTCAATGTGATGTGGTTGAGGCAAAGGTTTGGACTCACAATGGCCGTATTGCTTCCTTAATCTATGTAAAAGATTCTAGTTCTGGGTCTACTATTGAGGACTCTCAGAAAATTAAGAAGATTGAATTGCGCTTAAGAAATGTTTTGAAGGGAAATGACATTAGAAGTGCAAAAATTTCTGTTTCTATGGCTGCGATGCACACTGAAAGAAGGCTACACCAAATGATGTTTACAGACCGTGATTATGAGAGGACTCCCATTCTTGAGGTTACTTCTGATAACCCAGTAGTGACGGTTCAGAATTGGGCAGGAAGAGGCTATTCAGTCGTGAATGTTCAGTGCAAAGATCGAACCAAGCTTTTATTCGATGTTGTATGCAATTTGACAGACATGGAATACGATGTTTTTCATGCAACTATTAACACAAATGATGACAGAGCATACTTG GAGTTTTATATAAGACACAAGGATGGCACTCCAATTAGCTCAGAACCAGAGAGACAACGTGTAATTCAATGCCTAAAAGCTGCTGTAGAGAGAAGGGCATCTGAG GGTGTTCGGCTAGAGTTATGTAAAGAAGACAGGCAGGGGCTTCTGGCAGAAGTAATGAGAACTTTCCGCGAGAATGGGCTCAATGTGACCAGGGCTGAGATATCCACTGTAGGGAATATGGCTACAAATGTATTCTATGTAACGGACGCCATTGGAAATCCAGCTGAGTCAAAAATTATTGAATGTGTTAGGCAGAAAATTGGGTTAAGATATTTAGAAGTGAAGGAATTGCCGTTGGTAAATAATCAGGAAATGCAGAGAGAGGATCAAGCGGTTGGAATTGGTGGGGCAGTGTTGTTTTCCATAGGGAGTCTGGTGAAAAGAAATCTGTTTAGTTTGGGATTAATCAAATCCTGTTCCTGA
- the LOC108335077 gene encoding ACT domain-containing protein ACR8 isoform X2 gives MDVFHVTDQYGHKITDDKVLKYIEQSLGSIQYGRTDSSNGLTALELTGTDRVGLLSEVFAVLADLQCDVVEAKVWTHNGRIASLIYVKDSSSGSTIEDSQKIKKIELRLRNVLKGNDIRSAKISVSMAAMHTERRLHQMMFTDRDYERTPILEVTSDNPVVTVQNWAGRGYSVVNVQCKDRTKLLFDVVCNLTDMEYDVFHATINTNDDRAYLEFYIRHKDGTPISSEPERQRVIQCLKAAVERRASEGVRLELCKEDRQGLLAEVMRTFRENGLNVTRAEISTVGNMATNVFYVTDAIGNPAESKIIECVRQKIGLRYLEVKELPLVNNQEMQREDQAVGIGGAVLFSIGSLVKRNLFSLGLIKSCS, from the exons ATGGATG TTTTTCATGTCACTGATCAATATGGACACAAGATAACGGACGATaaggttttaaaatatattgagcAG TCACTTGGGAGCATTCAGTATGGAAGAACCGACAGTTCCAATGGTCTCACTGCGCTGGAATTGACAGGAACTGACCGAGTTGGTCTTTTATCGGAGGTGTTTGCCGTACTGGCTGATCTTCAATGTGATGTGGTTGAGGCAAAGGTTTGGACTCACAATGGCCGTATTGCTTCCTTAATCTATGTAAAAGATTCTAGTTCTGGGTCTACTATTGAGGACTCTCAGAAAATTAAGAAGATTGAATTGCGCTTAAGAAATGTTTTGAAGGGAAATGACATTAGAAGTGCAAAAATTTCTGTTTCTATGGCTGCGATGCACACTGAAAGAAGGCTACACCAAATGATGTTTACAGACCGTGATTATGAGAGGACTCCCATTCTTGAGGTTACTTCTGATAACCCAGTAGTGACGGTTCAGAATTGGGCAGGAAGAGGCTATTCAGTCGTGAATGTTCAGTGCAAAGATCGAACCAAGCTTTTATTCGATGTTGTATGCAATTTGACAGACATGGAATACGATGTTTTTCATGCAACTATTAACACAAATGATGACAGAGCATACTTG GAGTTTTATATAAGACACAAGGATGGCACTCCAATTAGCTCAGAACCAGAGAGACAACGTGTAATTCAATGCCTAAAAGCTGCTGTAGAGAGAAGGGCATCTGAG GGTGTTCGGCTAGAGTTATGTAAAGAAGACAGGCAGGGGCTTCTGGCAGAAGTAATGAGAACTTTCCGCGAGAATGGGCTCAATGTGACCAGGGCTGAGATATCCACTGTAGGGAATATGGCTACAAATGTATTCTATGTAACGGACGCCATTGGAAATCCAGCTGAGTCAAAAATTATTGAATGTGTTAGGCAGAAAATTGGGTTAAGATATTTAGAAGTGAAGGAATTGCCGTTGGTAAATAATCAGGAAATGCAGAGAGAGGATCAAGCGGTTGGAATTGGTGGGGCAGTGTTGTTTTCCATAGGGAGTCTGGTGAAAAGAAATCTGTTTAGTTTGGGATTAATCAAATCCTGTTCCTGA
- the LOC108336108 gene encoding protein cornichon homolog 4: MGDLFAWLISFFLLIALLVLVTYQLMCLADLEFDYINPYDSSSRINVVVLPEFATQAALWFFYLVTQHWIMALFCAPYLLFNIRLYRQRRHLIDVTEIFNQLHWEKKQRLVKFFYLVFTLFLSVFWMIYSSLE; the protein is encoded by the exons atgGGCGATCTATTTGCTTGGCTCATCTCCTTCTTCCTCCTCATTGCCTTGCTTGTCCTAGTCACTTACcag TTAATGTGCCTAGCAGACCTAGAATTTGATTATATAAATCCTTATGACTCCTCTTCTCGAATAAATGTGGTGGTTTTGCCCGAGTTTGCTACGCAAGCTGCCCTATGGTTCTTCTACCTTGTTACTCAGCATTGGATAATGGCACTCTTCTGCGCTCCTTATCTTTTGTTCAACATTCGATT GTACAGGCAAAGAAGGCATTTGATTGATGTAACTGAGATATTCAACCAGCTCCACTGGGAAAAGAAGCAACGGCTAGTCAAATTCTTCTACCTTGTCTTTACCCTTTTCCTCTCAGTATTTTG GATGATTTACTCATCACTGGAGTAG
- the LOC108336107 gene encoding uncharacterized protein At4g22758, with the protein MPPRISSPIGSARRNKPRQPLPSPHRRTNNKPKHVKVLKRCSSAPLLTRRENGDADGHYWKSGRGSFFRPKTFSDAFLSSPSPFSSPRIHTKQIIKGYDKEAKVVVNVTVEGSPGPVRTMVKLGSSVDDTIKLVVDKYREEGRSPNINPSMTSSFELHHSHFSLQSLDKSEVIADVGSRSFYLRKNSSASILSSFHSGSAPQLVSRASTPSVPNPPPFFIHSFFARKISKIVRRAQRLWNIVVCSQ; encoded by the exons ATGCCTCCACGGATAAGTTCGCCGATTGGTTCCGCTCGGAGAAATAAGCCGCGGCAACCGTTGCCGTCACCCCACCGCCGGACGAACAACAAGCCGAAGCATGTCAAGGTCTTGAAGCGCTGCTCATCGGCGCCTCTGCTTACACGACGAGAAAACGGCGATGCTGACGGCCATTATTGGAAAAGTGGAAGAGGCTCGTTTTTCCGTCCTAAAACGTTTTCCGATGCCTTTCTGTCTTCCCCTTCTCCCTTTTCCTCCCCGCGGATACACACTAAGCAG ATAATAAAGGGGTACGACAAAGAGGCTAAGGTGGTAGTTAATGTGACCGTTGAGGGAAGTCCAGGGCCAGTTCGAACCATGGTTAAACTGGGTTCCAGTGTGGACGACACAATCAAGCTTGTGGTAGATAAATACAGAGAAGAAGGAAGGAGCCCCAATATCAATCCTAGTATGACATCTTCATTCGAATTGCATCACTCTCATTTCAGTCTCCAGa GTTTGGATAAATCAGAAGTGATTGCGGATGTGGGTAGTAGAAGTTTTTATTTGCGGAAGAATAGCAGTGCTTCTATTTTGAGTTCATTTCATTCGGGAAGTGCTCCCCAATTAGTCAGTCGTGCCTCTACTCCATCCGTACCAAATCCTCCTCCATTCTTCATCCATTCTTTCTTTGCCCGCAAGATTAGCAAAATTGTAAGAAGAGCTCAGCGTCTTTGGAACATCGTTGTTTGCTCCCAGTGA
- the LOC108334707 gene encoding uncharacterized protein LOC108334707, translated as MASTTPSADSASADELTAKSAHKRYEGLMTVRTKAMKGKGAWYWAHLEPMLLHNTETGLPKAVKLRCSLCDAVFSASNPSRTATEHLKRGTCPNFNSAAKPISSVSPSAAAAAMVASPPPSPTNHNNRKRTSASGRASSYEVSPLAVVDPLRFFGELTYALPQQSHLMLSGGKEDLGALAMLEDSVKKLKSPKTSPGPTLSKAQVDTAFDCLADWVYESCGSVSFSSLEHPKFRAFLNQVGLPSVSVREFAGSRLDAKFEEAKADSEARIRDALFFQVASDGWKRKGKKYCEEKLVNMTVNLPNGTSLHRRTVFVGGSAPSSYAEEVIWETVTGICENVVQQCVGVVADKFKKKALRNLENRNPWMVNLSCQYQGFNSLIKDFNKELSLFSTVTQNCVKLASFVNYETRVRNSFHKYQQQEYGHAWSLRMPLPSREFESFDTVYAMMEDLLSSVGALQLVLLDESLKMASVEDQNAREVGDMIGDVGFWNELEAVHSLVKLVKEMIQEIETERPLVGQCLPLWGELRARVKDWSSKTQVGEGEVEKIIDKRFMKNYHPAWAAAYILDPVYLVRDTSGKYLPPFKYLTPEQEKDVDKLITRLVSRDEAHIVLMELMKWRTQGLDPVYARAVQMKERDPVTGKMKIMNPQSSRLVWETHLTEFKSLGRVAVRLIFLHATSPGFKCNWSSWRWVCAQGHSREALDRIHKLIFTAAHSKLERKDFSGDEEKDAELFSMANGEDDVLNEVFVDTSSA; from the coding sequence ATGGCGAGTACCACACCCTCTGCCGACTCAGCTTCAGCCGATGAACTCACTGCAAAATCTGCGCACAAGCGCTACGAAGGGTTGATGACGGTTCGAACCAAAGCTATGAAGGGCAAAGGGGCATGGTATTGGGCGCACCTGGAACCCATGCTGTTGCACAACACCGAAACAGGGCTCCCCAAAGCCGTCAAACTCAGGTGCTCTCTGTGCGACGCCGTTTTCTCTGCTTCGAATCCCTCTCGCACGGCCACCGAGCATCTGAAGCGCGGAACGTGCCCCAATTTCAATTCCGCCGCCAAACCAATCTCCTCCGTATCCCCCTCCGCCGCCGCTGCCGCCATGGTCGCCTCTCCACCACCTTCCCCGACCAACCACAACAACCGCAAGAGAACCTCAGCATCCGGCCGCGCTTCATCCTACGAAGTGTCGCCGCTGGCCGTAGTGGATCCGTTGCGATTCTTCGGAGAGCTGACGTACGCGCTGCCGCAGCAATCGCATTTGATGTTGTCGGGAGGGAAGGAGGATTTGGGCGCCTTAGCTATGTTGGAAGACAGTGTGAAGAAGCTAAAGAGTCCCAAAACTTCACCTGGTCCAACTCTCAGCAAAGCTCAAGTCGATACCGCTTTTGATTGTCTCGCCGATTGGGTCTACGAATCCTGTGGTTCTGTCTCTTTCTCCTCTCTGGAGCACCCCAAGTTCAGAGCGTTTCTTAATCAGGTTGGGTTACCCTCAGTGTCTGTCAGAGAGTTCGCTGGAAGTAGATTGGACGCGAAGTTTGAAGAAGCTAAAGCAGATTCAGAAGCGCGAATCAGAGACGCTTTGTTCTTTCAAGTAGCCTCGGATGGGTGGAAACGGAAGGGGAAGAAGTACTGCGAAGAGAAGTTGGTTAACATGACCGTTAATCTTCCCAATGGGACCAGTTTGCACAGAAGGACAGTGTTTGTTGGCGGTTCTGCTCCTTCCAGTTACGCGGAAGAAGTTATATGGGAGACAGTTACCGGCATTTGTGAGAATGTCGTGCAACAATGTGTTGGCGTTGTTGCGGACAAGTTTAAGAAGAAGGCATTGAGAAACTTGGAGAATCGAAACCCTTGGATGGTTAACCTTTCTTGTCAGTACCAAGGGTTCAACAGTTTGATCAAGGACTTCAACAAGGAGCTCTCACTGTTTAGCACCGTAACTCAGAATTGTGTCAAGCTCGCGAGTTTCGTTAACTACGAAACTCGAGTGAGGAACAGTTTTCACAAGTACCAACAGCAGGAGTACGGACATGCGTGGTCGCTACGAATGCCGTTGCCCTCGCGGGAGTTCGAATCTTTTGACACCGTGTATGCAATGATGGAGGACTTGTTGAGTTCGGTCGGGGCATTACAGCTGGTGCTTTTGGACGAGTCTCTGAAAATGGCATCCGTAGAAGACCAGAATGCGAGGGAAGTCGGGGACATGATTGGAGATGTGGGGTTTTGGAATGAGTTGGAAGCGGTTCATTCATTGGTTAAGTTGGTGAAGGAGATGATTCAGGAGATTGAGACAGAGAGGCCTCTTGTAGGGCAATGCCTTCCACTATGGGGTGAGTTAAGGGCACGAGTGAAGGACTGGAGCTCCAAAACTCAGGTTGGGGAAGGAGAGGTGGagaaaattattgataaaaggTTCATGAAAAACTACCACCCTGCTTGGGCTGCAGCTTACATTCTTGATCCTGTGTATTTGGTGAGGGACACGAGTGGGAAGTACCTTCCACCGTTTAAGTACTTGACACCGGAACAAGAGAAAGACGTGGATAAACTCATAACAAGGCTCGTTTCAAGGGACGAGGCTCATATTGTTCTAATGGAGCTTATGAAATGGAGAACGCAAGGGCTTGACCCAGTGTACGCCCGTGCTGTGCAGATGAAGGAGAGGGATCCTGTTACTGGGAAAATGAAGATTATGAATCCCCAAAGCAGTAGACTTGTGTGGGAAACTCATCTCACCGAGTTTAAGTCCTTGGGAAGAGTTGCGGTTAGGTTGATTTTCCTTCACGCAACTTCACCCGGCTTCAAATGCAATTGGTCTTCCTGGAGATGGGTGTGTGCACAAGGACACTCCAGAGAAGCACTGGATAGGATTCACAAGTTGATTTTTACTGCAGCTCATTCCAAATTGGAAAGAAAGGATTTTTCAGGTGATGAAGAGAAGGATGCAGAGCTGTTCAGCATGGCAAACGGTGAGGACGATGTCTTAAACGAGGTTTTTGTGGACACTTCCTCTGCGTGA
- the LOC108335214 gene encoding deoxyribodipyrimidine photo-lyase, which yields MASKLASPMTVQAGRIRTLKSGSSGEGGSGPVVYWMFRDQRVRDNWALIHAVAEANKANIPVAVVFNLFDSFLGAKSRHLGFMLRGLRQLCHRMQNTLQIPFFLFQGEAEETVTAFLRECGASLLVTDFSPLREIRRCKEEICKRVSDSVTVHEVDAHNVVPLWVASDKLEYSAKTIRTKINKRLSEYLIDFPDVEDNLPTRMWVLPENHSVDWDGLIADVLRRGAEVPEVDWCEPGEIAARDVLMGSENGFLTKRLKGYSVDRNNPCNPNALSGLSPYLHFGQISAQRCAFEARKRRNSHPQAIDTFLEELIVRRELADNYCFYEPHYDSIKGAWGWARNTLTEHATDKREHIYTREQLEKAQTSDPLWNASQLEMVHKGKMHGFMRMYWAKKILEWTRGPEEALEISLYLNDKYELDGRDPNGYVGCMWSICGVHDQGWKERPIFGKIRYMNYAGCKRKFDVDKYIAYVNKLVRDLKKRKAENLPSEREKVLRSCVPED from the exons ATGGCTTCCAAATTAGCGTCGCCGATGACGGTTCAGGCAGGTCGGATTCGGACCCTGAAAAGCGGTTCCTCTGGAGAAGGGGGTTCGGGTCCCGTTGTGTACTGGATGTTCAGAGATCAACGGGTGAGAGACAACTGGGCTCTGATCCACGCCGTTGCTGAGGCCAACAAAGCCAACATTCCCGTTGCCGTTGTTTTCAATCTATTCGACAGCTTTCTCGGCGCCAAATCCCGTCACCTAGGGTTTATGCTCAGGGGCTTGCGCCAATTGTGCCACCGTATGCAAAATACTCTTCAAATTCCATTTTTCTTGTTCCAG GGAGAGGCGGAGGAGACCGTGACAGCGTTTCTTAGAGAATGTGGAGCTTCACTTTTGGTAACGGATTTCTCACCATTGCGGGAAATTCGAAGGTGTAAAGAAGAGATTTGCAAGAGGGTAAGCGATTCAGTTACGGTGCATGAAGTGGACGCTCACAACGTTGTGCCACTTTGGGTTGCCTCTGATAAATTGGAGTACAGTGCTAAGACAATCAGGACAAAGATAAACAAAAGGCTTTCTGAGTATCTCATCGATTTCCCTGACGTTGAAGATAATCTACCAACTAGGATGTGGGTCCTTCCCGAGAACCATTCCGTTGACTGGGATGGTCTCATTGCTGATGTGTTAAG GAGAGGAGCTGAGGTTCCTGAAGTTGATTGGTGTGAGCCGGGGGAAATTGCGGCAAGGGATGTGTTGATGGGAAGTGAAAATGGATTCTTGACAAAAAGGTTGAAAGGTTACTCTGTAGATCGCAACAACCCGTGCAACCCCAATGCACTTTCTGGTTTATCTCCCTATTTGCATTTTGGACAGATATCGGCTCAGCGATGTGCTTTTGAAGCACGTAAGCGGCGAAATTCACATCCTCAA GCCATTGATACTTTCTTGGAGGAGTTGATTGTGCGGAGAGAGCTTGCTGATAACTATTGCTTCTACGAGCCCCACTATGATTCAATAAAAGGAGCATGGGGTTGGGCTCGGAACACCTTAACGGAACATGCCACTGATAAGCGTGAACATATTTACAC GAGGGAACAATTGGAGAAGGCACAAACTTCTGATCCT CTCTGGAATGCTTCTCAGCTGGAGATGGTTCACAAGGGGAAAATGCACGGATTTATGCG AATGTATTGGGCAAAGAAGATACTTGAGTGGACACGAGGACCTGAAGAAGCCCTTGAGATATCTCTGTATTTAAATGACAAG TATGAATTAGATGGGCGAGATCCAAATGGTTATGTTGGCTGTATGTGGTCGATATGCGGGGTTCATGATCAG GGGTGGAAGGAGCGGCCCATTTTTGGGAAAATTCGCTACATGAACTATGCAGGCtgcaaaagaaaatttgatgtcGATAAATACATTGCATATGTCAATAAATTAGTTCGTGATCTTAAAAAGAGAAAGGCTGAAAACTTGCCGTCTGAAAGGGAAAAAGTTCTTCGCAGTTGTGTTCCAGAAGATTGA